A stretch of the Pseudomonas sp. ACM7 genome encodes the following:
- a CDS encoding glycine cleavage system protein R, producing MDHLVLTVFAPDKPGQVERIAQCIAEHGGNWLESRMSRMAGQFAGILRVGVPAEAYDELVDALQALSAHGIRVLIAESGIEQSCTWKPIAMELVGNDRPGIVRDITRLLSEQGVNLERLVTEVRPAPMSSEPLFHAEAILAVPLTLSLDVLQSRLETLADDLMVELVLRSEP from the coding sequence ATGGACCACCTCGTACTCACTGTTTTCGCTCCGGACAAGCCAGGGCAGGTCGAGCGCATTGCCCAATGCATCGCCGAGCATGGCGGCAACTGGCTGGAGAGCCGCATGTCACGCATGGCCGGGCAGTTCGCCGGGATTCTTCGTGTGGGCGTGCCGGCCGAGGCCTACGACGAATTGGTCGATGCCCTACAGGCGTTGTCCGCCCATGGCATTCGCGTGCTGATTGCCGAAAGCGGCATCGAGCAATCCTGCACCTGGAAACCGATAGCCATGGAATTGGTGGGCAATGACCGCCCGGGGATCGTACGCGACATCACGCGTCTGCTGAGTGAGCAGGGGGTGAACCTGGAGCGTCTGGTGACCGAAGTACGTCCGGCGCCGATGAGCAGCGAGCCTTTGTTTCACGCGGAAGCAATTCTGGCAGTGCCGCTGACGTTGTCCCTGGACGTGCTGCAATCGCGGCTGGAAACCCTGGCGGATGATTTGATGGTCGAATTGGTGCTGCGCAGTGAACCCTGA
- the rarD gene encoding EamA family transporter RarD, giving the protein MQAANPRRGYILGLSAYIIWGLFPLYFKAIASVPAVEIIIHRVLWSALFGALLLMVWKHPGWWRELRDNPKRLAILALSGTLIAANWLTYVWSVNNGRMLEASLGYYINPLVNVLLGMLILGERLRRMQWLAVGLAAVGVAQQVWQVGSLPWVSLVLALTFGFYGLIRKQAPVKALPGLVVETWMLVPIAIAWLLFNQTATSAQPEFWTTSEAWWLVAAGPVTLVPLVCFNAAARHLPYTTLGFLQYLAPTLVLLQAVLLFGEHLSSSTLVAFIFIWAGLAVYSIDAWISLRRRS; this is encoded by the coding sequence ATGCAAGCCGCCAACCCGCGTCGCGGGTACATCCTGGGCCTGAGTGCCTACATCATCTGGGGACTTTTCCCGCTCTACTTCAAAGCCATCGCCAGCGTGCCCGCCGTGGAGATCATCATCCACCGAGTGCTCTGGTCCGCGCTGTTCGGCGCCTTGCTGCTGATGGTGTGGAAACATCCGGGCTGGTGGCGCGAGTTGCGTGACAACCCGAAACGCCTGGCGATCCTGGCCCTGAGCGGCACGCTGATCGCAGCCAACTGGCTGACCTACGTTTGGTCGGTGAACAACGGGCGCATGCTCGAAGCCAGTCTCGGTTACTACATCAACCCGCTGGTGAACGTGCTGTTGGGCATGCTGATCCTTGGCGAACGGCTACGGCGCATGCAATGGCTGGCGGTTGGCCTGGCGGCGGTCGGCGTCGCGCAACAGGTCTGGCAAGTCGGCAGTCTGCCGTGGGTGTCATTGGTGTTGGCGCTGACCTTCGGTTTCTACGGACTGATCCGTAAGCAGGCACCGGTCAAGGCGCTGCCGGGTCTGGTGGTGGAAACCTGGATGCTGGTGCCGATTGCCATTGCCTGGCTGCTTTTCAATCAGACGGCCACAAGCGCTCAGCCCGAGTTCTGGACCACATCCGAAGCCTGGTGGCTGGTGGCCGCCGGTCCGGTGACGCTGGTGCCGCTGGTGTGTTTCAACGCCGCTGCACGGCATTTGCCCTACACCACGCTGGGATTCCTCCAGTACCTGGCGCCAACGCTGGTGCTGTTGCAGGCCGTTCTGCTGTTTGGCGAACATTTGTCGTCGAGCACACTGGTAGCGTTCATCTTTATCTGGGCGGGCCTGGCGGTTTACAGCATCGACGCGTGGATAAGTCTGCGTCGCCGCAGCTGA
- a CDS encoding transposase, which yields MFSCAGIDVSKDNLEIRINPQDVGAXHPNTAGGFVALIVXLKLYSVXRVLLEATGGYEREAMKALQXAGFEVLRINPRRAKDFAKAMGYRAKTDPIDARLLAEFAAVIKDSDSRVISSEQANLRALVQQRENFVQQQSDDVRRIKTASXDLVKPLLQSHIDYLGQAIKSIEKLIRQSAKDLXRDKAARLCAVKGIGLVTAASLMAYLPELGEVGRHEIAALAGIAPYNDXSGQHEGPRHISGGRFAARRAMYMACWVVIQRQPEFKARYEALRLKGKCAKVALIACMRVLLVRLNAMIRDKAEWKERAA from the coding sequence ATGTTTTCCTGCGCAGGCATCGATGTTTCCAAAGACAATCTTGAAATCCGGATCAACCCGCAAGACGTTGGCGCAAGNCACCCCAACACTGCCGGTGGTTTCGTTGCNCTGATTGTTTGNCTAAAGCTCTACAGCGTCCNTCGTGTATTGCTGGAAGCCACCGGTGGTTACGAGCGAGAAGCCATGAAAGCGCTTCAANCCGCGGGCTTCGAAGTCTTGCGGATCAATCCTCGCCGGGCCAAGGACTTTGCCAAAGCGATGGGCTATCGCGCCAAAACCGACCCGATAGATGCACGGCTTCTTGCCGAGTTTGCAGCGGTCATAAAGGACTCCGATAGCCGAGTCATAAGCTCTGAACAGGCTAACTTACGTGCCCTGGTACAGCAGCGCGAAAACTTTGTTCAGCAGCAAAGTGACGATGTGCGACGCATCAAAACTGCCTCTNCGGACTTGGTTAAACCCTTGTTGCAGAGCCACATCGACTATTTAGGCCAAGCCATAAAGTCGATAGAAAAGCTGATCCGTCAAAGTGCTAAAGACCTGNACCGTGATAAAGCTGCCCGTTTGTGCGCAGTTAAAGGAATCGGTCTCGTGACGGCGGCTAGCTTAATGGCTTATCTGCCTGAACTGGGAGAGGTTGGCCGGCATGAGATTGCAGCACTGGCAGGCATAGCCCCTTACAACGACGANAGTGGCCAACATGAAGGTCCGCGCCACATTAGCGGCGGCAGGTTCGCTGCGCGTCGTGCCATGTACATGGCGTGTTGGGTGGTGATCCAGCGGCAACCTGAGTTTAAGGCTCGGTATGAAGCACTGCGCCTGAAGGGCAAATGCGCAAAGGTAGCGCTTATTGCCTGCATGCGAGTGCTGTTGGTCCGCTTGAACGCCATGATCCGAGACAAAGCTGAATGGAAAGAACGCGCAGCCTAA
- a CDS encoding serine/threonine protein kinase: protein MAHPFATLTPDLVLDAVESIGFLSDARILALNSYENRVYQVGIEDSEPLIAKFYRPQRWTNEAILEEHQFTFELAECDVPVVAPMIHNGASLHEHNGFRFTLFPRRGGRAPEPGNLDQLYRLGQLLGRLHAVGTTKPFEHREALGVKNFGHDSLTTLLEGNFVPKSLLPAYESVARDLLKRVEEVYNVTPHKNIRMHGDCHPGNMMCRDEMFHIVDLDDCRMGPAVQDIWMMLAGDRQECLGQLSELMDGYSEFHDFDPRELALIEPLRALRLMHYSAWLARRWDDPAFPHSFPWFGTERYWGDQVLALREQLAALNEEPLKLF, encoded by the coding sequence ATGGCCCACCCGTTTGCAACCCTCACCCCAGACCTCGTGCTCGATGCCGTCGAAAGCATCGGCTTTCTCAGCGACGCGCGCATTCTGGCGCTCAACAGCTACGAGAACCGTGTCTATCAGGTCGGTATCGAAGACTCCGAACCGCTGATCGCCAAGTTCTACCGTCCGCAGCGCTGGACCAACGAAGCAATTCTCGAAGAGCACCAATTCACCTTCGAACTCGCCGAGTGCGACGTGCCGGTGGTCGCGCCGATGATTCACAACGGTGCCAGCCTGCACGAACACAACGGTTTCCGCTTCACCCTGTTCCCCCGCCGTGGCGGCCGTGCGCCGGAGCCGGGCAATCTCGATCAGCTGTATCGCCTGGGGCAACTGCTCGGTCGCCTGCACGCCGTCGGCACTACAAAACCGTTCGAACACCGTGAAGCGCTGGGCGTGAAGAACTTCGGTCATGACTCGCTGACGACATTGCTCGAAGGCAATTTCGTACCCAAAAGCCTGCTGCCGGCCTACGAGTCCGTGGCCCGCGACCTGCTCAAGCGTGTGGAAGAGGTCTACAACGTTACGCCGCACAAGAACATCCGCATGCACGGCGACTGCCATCCCGGCAACATGATGTGCCGCGACGAGATGTTCCACATCGTCGACCTGGACGACTGCCGCATGGGCCCGGCGGTGCAGGACATCTGGATGATGCTGGCGGGTGATCGTCAGGAATGTCTGGGTCAGTTGTCGGAATTGATGGACGGCTACAGCGAGTTCCACGACTTCGATCCGCGGGAACTGGCGTTGATCGAACCGCTGCGCGCCTTGCGCCTGATGCACTACAGCGCCTGGCTCGCCCGCCGCTGGGACGACCCGGCGTTCCCGCACAGTTTTCCGTGGTTCGGTACGGAGCGGTATTGGGGCGACCAAGTGTTGGCGTTGCGTGAACAGTTGGCCGCGCTCAACGAAGAGCCATTGAAGCTCTTCTGA
- a CDS encoding PhoX family phosphatase codes for MSLLEDNQSTDLENMVGLSRRGFISAGALCGAAMFMGGNLLSRSVLAASVNAGSSNLLGFDSIPAATSDAITLPPGYKSSVLISWGQPLQKNGPAFDPSGNGTAEHQEAQFGDNNDGMSLFEFPGDHNRALMAINNEYTNYRYLYAHGGMPQSAADVRKALACEGVSVIEVQRKNGQWDFVQGSRYNRRIHGNAPINLSGPAAGHALLKTSADPHGKNVLGTFQNCANGKTPWGTYLTCEENFTDCFGSSNAEQKFDAAQKRYGAVAASKEINWHPHDERFDLAKNPNELNRHGWVVEIDPFDPQSTPVKRTALGRFKHENAALAETSDGHAVVYMGDDERGEFIYKFVSRDKINHKNPKANRDLLDHGTLYVARFDAGDGNADHPKGQGEWIELTHGKNGIDASSGFADQAEVLIHARLAASVVKATRMDRPEWIVVSPKDGQVYCTLTNNAKRGEDGQPVGGPNPREKNVYGQILRWRTDRDDHGSKSFAWDLFVVAGNPGVHAGTPKGGSSNITPQNMFNSPDGLGFDKAGRLWILTDGDSSNAGDFAGMGNNQMLCADPVTGEIRRFMVGPVGCEVTGISFSPDQKTLFVGIQHPGENGGSTFPEHLPNGKPRSSVMAISREDGGVVGA; via the coding sequence GTGAGCCTATTAGAAGACAACCAATCCACCGACCTCGAGAACATGGTCGGCCTCAGCCGTCGTGGCTTCATCAGCGCCGGCGCCCTTTGCGGTGCAGCGATGTTCATGGGCGGCAACCTGCTGAGCCGCAGCGTGCTGGCCGCCAGCGTCAACGCCGGCTCCAGCAACCTGTTGGGTTTTGACAGTATTCCCGCCGCCACCAGCGACGCCATTACTCTACCGCCAGGCTATAAATCTTCGGTATTGATCAGTTGGGGCCAACCCCTGCAGAAGAACGGCCCGGCATTCGACCCGAGCGGTAACGGCACAGCTGAACATCAGGAAGCCCAGTTCGGCGACAACAACGACGGCATGAGCCTGTTCGAATTCCCCGGTGACCACAACCGGGCGCTGATGGCGATCAACAACGAATACACCAACTATCGCTACCTCTACGCCCACGGCGGCATGCCGCAATCGGCTGCTGACGTGCGCAAGGCATTGGCCTGTGAAGGCGTGTCGGTGATCGAAGTGCAGCGCAAGAACGGCCAGTGGGATTTCGTCCAGGGCTCGCGCTACAACCGGCGCATTCACGGCAACGCGCCGATCAACCTGAGCGGTCCGGCCGCCGGCCACGCGCTGCTGAAAACCAGTGCCGACCCTCACGGCAAGAACGTCCTTGGCACCTTCCAGAACTGCGCCAACGGCAAGACGCCGTGGGGCACGTATCTGACCTGCGAAGAAAACTTCACTGACTGCTTCGGCAGCAGCAATGCCGAGCAAAAATTCGACGCCGCGCAGAAACGCTACGGCGCAGTGGCGGCCAGCAAAGAGATCAACTGGCACCCACACGACGAGCGCTTCGACCTGGCGAAAAACCCCAACGAGCTCAACCGTCACGGTTGGGTCGTGGAAATCGACCCGTTCGACCCGCAATCGACGCCAGTCAAACGCACCGCGTTGGGCCGCTTCAAACATGAAAACGCCGCCCTGGCCGAAACCAGTGATGGTCACGCCGTGGTGTACATGGGCGATGATGAGCGCGGCGAGTTCATCTACAAATTCGTCAGTCGCGACAAGATCAACCACAAGAACCCCAAGGCCAACCGCGACCTGCTGGACCACGGCACCTTGTACGTGGCGCGCTTCGACGCGGGCGACGGCAATGCCGATCATCCGAAAGGCCAAGGCGAATGGATCGAACTGACCCACGGTAAAAACGGCATCGACGCCAGCAGCGGTTTCGCCGATCAGGCCGAAGTGTTGATTCACGCCCGCCTCGCCGCAAGTGTGGTGAAGGCCACGCGCATGGACCGCCCGGAATGGATCGTCGTCAGCCCCAAGGATGGCCAGGTCTATTGCACGCTGACCAACAACGCCAAGCGTGGCGAGGATGGCCAGCCGGTGGGCGGACCGAACCCGCGCGAGAAAAACGTCTACGGGCAGATTCTGCGCTGGCGCACTGACCGGGACGATCACGGCTCGAAAAGCTTTGCCTGGGACCTGTTCGTGGTCGCCGGCAATCCGGGCGTCCACGCGGGCACGCCGAAGGGCGGTTCGTCGAACATCACACCGCAAAACATGTTCAACAGCCCGGACGGCTTGGGTTTCGACAAGGCTGGGCGGTTGTGGATTCTCACCGATGGCGATTCGAGCAATGCCGGTGATTTCGCGGGCATGGGCAACAATCAGATGCTGTGTGCCGACCCGGTAACCGGGGAGATTCGTCGTTTCATGGTCGGGCCAGTGGGCTGCGAGGTGACGGGGATCAGCTTCTCGCCGGATCAGAAGACCTTGTTTGTCGGGATTCAGCATCCGGGGGAGAACGGCGGGTCGACGTTCCCTGAGCATCTGCCGAATGGCAAACCGCGGTCTTCGGTGATGGCAATTTCCCGTGAAGATGGCGGGGTCGTCGGCGCCTGA
- a CDS encoding TOBE domain-containing protein codes for MSLPTLLSHHIVRRPQRIALLQHIAEQGSITRAAKSAGLSYKAAWDAIDELNNLAQKPLVERSVGGKGGGGAKLSREGERVLRLYQKLQALQAQVLEAAEDASDLDLLGRLMLRTSARNQLHGKVVAIDTQGHNDRIRLELAEGLSIDAQITHDSTLRLELEIGTEVVALIKAGWLELLGIDQVATPGNNCLKGIIEEILDAEDGPSEVRIGLPNGQTLCALAEPLHLRTLGLTTDKPVLVQFAPSNVLLGTPL; via the coding sequence ATGTCCTTGCCTACGTTGTTGTCCCATCACATTGTCCGTCGTCCGCAGCGCATCGCGTTGCTGCAACACATCGCCGAACAAGGCTCGATTACCCGCGCCGCGAAAAGCGCGGGGCTGAGTTACAAAGCAGCCTGGGACGCCATCGATGAGCTGAACAACCTCGCGCAAAAACCGTTGGTGGAGCGCAGTGTCGGCGGCAAGGGCGGCGGCGGTGCCAAACTCTCCAGAGAAGGCGAGCGCGTATTGCGCCTGTATCAAAAGCTGCAAGCCTTGCAGGCTCAGGTGCTGGAAGCCGCCGAAGATGCCAGCGATCTCGACCTGCTCGGCCGACTGATGCTCAGAACCAGCGCGCGCAATCAACTGCATGGCAAGGTTGTGGCGATTGATACCCAAGGGCACAACGACCGAATTCGTCTCGAGCTGGCCGAAGGCTTGAGCATCGATGCGCAGATCACTCACGACAGCACCCTGCGTCTGGAACTCGAAATCGGCACCGAAGTGGTCGCACTGATCAAGGCCGGTTGGCTGGAGTTGCTGGGCATCGATCAAGTGGCAACACCCGGCAATAATTGCCTGAAGGGCATCATCGAGGAAATTCTCGACGCCGAGGACGGTCCCAGTGAAGTTCGAATCGGCCTGCCCAACGGCCAGACACTCTGCGCGCTGGCCGAACCGCTGCACTTGAGAACCCTCGGTTTGACGACGGACAAACCGGTGCTGGTGCAGTTCGCGCCATCCAACGTTTTACTCGGTACACCGCTTTGA